A part of Papilio machaon chromosome 23, ilPapMach1.1, whole genome shotgun sequence genomic DNA contains:
- the LOC106707741 gene encoding facilitated trehalose transporter Tret1, with translation MKPFIKQAFVVSGAALNIVGHGCAHGFPAVLFAQLKADGGPVTLTDHDTSWIASVVGVMGIVGNFISPILMTKFGRQKAHLISTVPALLGWIVFVIGNTVSAFILARLLHGLALGLRTPLAAILVAEYTEPKYRGAFLGTFAISLGLGILLSHVWGAHLTWKITAVVCSMFPLIAMTIISLSPESSSWLVSKGKFDEARKAFVWVRGNGEAEKQELEALIKAQEREQILEHNTIKVIKKFRWKNIMKSIINTLKTVLKIFKKKEFYKPSIIAICMLIVFEFGGAHMVPAYGNLILQAVLDKKDLSDVTWQFTVIDLLRTICALLAIFLLKTFRRRTILFSSGVMTVLSLSAVSIFMYLRNAGVFAEGWMLDVVPMGLMILYTLSFCLGLVPLNWVICGEVFPLAYRSLGSTLSTSFLTPSFVVSMKTAPHLYTSIGVEGAFLVYSATLTVCLLIMYALLPETKDRTLQDIEESFKGKKSGDVETQLSLIVKENVTN, from the exons GCGTTCGTGGTATCCGGCGCGGCGCTGAACATCGTAGGTCACGGTTGCGCCCACGGCTTCCCTGCCGTACTGTTCGCACAGCTGAAGGCTGACGGCGGACCAGTCACACTCACCGACCATGACACCTCCTGGATAG CGTCCGTTGTGGGTGTGATGGGCATCGTTGGCAACTTCATATCTCCAATCCTGATGACGAAGTTTGGACGACAGAAGGCTCACCTCATCAGTACCGTGCCGGCCCTCCTCGGCTGGATTGTCTTCGTCATCGGCAATACTGTATCAGCTTTCATTCTTGCCAGACTGTTACATGGCCTTGCATTAGGCTTACGAACACCATTAGCTGCTATATTAGTAGCCGAATACACAGAGCCGAAGTATAGAGGAGCATTCCTTGGAACTTTTGCAATATCTTTAGGCCTAGGAATTTTATTATCCCACGTCTGGGGTGCACATTTAACATGGAAAATTACGGCTGTAGTTTGCTCTATGTTCCCATTAATAGCAATGACTATAATAAGTCTCTCACCAGAATCTTCGAGCTGGTTAGTATCGAAAGGAAAGTTCGATGAAGCTAGGAAAGCATTCGTTTGGGTTCGAGGCAACGGAGAAGCGGAGAAACAGGAATTGGAAGCATTAATCAAAGCTCAGGAAAGAGAGCAAATATTGGaacataatacaattaaagttatcaagaagtttagatggaaaaatataatgaagtcAATTATAAATACTCTGAAGACAGTGTTGAAGATATTTAAGaagaaagaattttataaGCCCTCTATTATAGCTATATGTATGTTAATAGTGTTTGAATTTGGTGGAGCGCACATGGTGCCCGCGTACGGAAACTTGATCCTTCAGGCGGTACTGGATAAGAAAGACTTGAGTGACGTCACATGGCAGTTTACTGTGATAGATTTGTTAAGAACAATATGTGCGTTATTAGCTATATTCTTACTGAAGACCTTTAGACGTAGGACGATATTGTTTTCAAGTGGTGTTATGACTGTATTGTCTTTGAGTGCTGTATCAATCTTTATGTATTTAAGAAATGCGGGCGTTTTCGCTGAAGGTTGGATGTTGGACGTGGTCCCGATGGGTCTGATGATTTTGTATACATTGTCATTCTGTTTAGGATTAGTTCCTTTAAATTGGGTGATATGTGGAGAAGTGTTTCCATTAGCATATAGAAGTCTGGGATCAACTTTGTCTACGTCATTTTTGACACCATCTTTTGTCGTATCTATGAAGACTGCGCCACATTTGTATACTTCTATAGGTGTGGAGGGAGCCTTTTTAGTATATTCGGCAACTCTGACAGTCTGTTTGTTGATAATGTACGCATTGTTGCCGGAAACAAAGGATCGTACATTGCAGGACATTGAAGAAAGTTTCAAAGGTAAAAAGAGTGGTGATGTCGAAACTCAACTAAGTCTTattgttaaggaaaatgtaacaaattga